The genomic segment TCTCTGGAACGAGCAGAGACACACGATATCCTTTCCCGTTTTGACGGTTAAGCACGCTGTCCGTCAGAAACACAGCCACCCAGGCCACTAAACAGATCCCAAGCAAACCGAGAAACAATTGAAAATTAGCTAAGAAACGTCCGCTGATAAATAACACAAACACCGGAATCAGGACGACGATCAGGCCATGAACGACGAGTGAAGTCCTTTGCGAGACATGGATTCCTAATGTCAATAAATTGATCCGCGCCGATCGAAGACTGATGATGCACTGAGGAATCAGACCGCCTGCCGCCACGAGAAAATAAATCACAGCGATCCAGGACGGGAGCATCCGGTACATGACTTCAAATGGATTATCCGCTGAGGCAAGTCCTGGTTCTGCTGTGCTGAGCAGTACACCGGCAACCATCAGGAGAAACAGTGGAACCGCGCCGCCCAGTGTCGTGTTCCAGAACGTACTGTGCGGCGAAGTCTCCGGTTTAACATAAGCTCCCCAGTCGGCGGCGTTCATCGACCAGCTGATGCCCGAACCGGCGGCGACAATCGAAACAGCGGGTAAAAATCCACCCATCCAGCTGCCTGATTCCATCGTCCATACTTCGTTCCATTGTGTCTTCATAACAAGTAAGATGAGGATAAACAAAGTCAGTATGCCGAAAAGATAAGAAAGAAAGGTCTGGATCGTTGCGATGACACGTTCTTTTACCAGTCCGGACAGAAGAACACAGGCTGAAAACACAGCCAGTGCGACCGCTGTAGAAAACGGGGCCGGGGTATATGCAGCACGTCAAACAAGGCGACAAGCAGCAGCGTCCCGGTGACGATATTAATGGCGAGCCAGCCGACCATGTTGATCCACGCGACACCATTGGGAATTTTGTTTCCCTCCAAACCGAAAGCGGCACGGGACATTTTGAACGTCGTAATTCCCGCCTTATCACCAATCACGGCGACCCAGCCAACGATGAGAAAAGACAGCGCGCCGACAAGTGATGCAAGCACAGCCTGTAAGAAACTCAGGCGATAGCTGACGACCATCGCACCGAAAACAATGCCCATAATGCCGATATTTGCAGCGAACCAGTTGAAAAATAAATCACGCCCGCTGATCGTCCTGTCCTTTTCAGGAACTAAAATTTCTTCATCGTTGTTCATTGCCCACTTTCCCCTTCTTTTTTACCACGCGCGAACAAAACCCAACTTTTTTATGATTCGTTGTTTCCTTCTCTGAATTTCATAATGGCTTCCGCGTAATTTGGAATACAATGTTGTCTGTTTTCTGAATCAATTAAACCTGTCCAGTCAGGATCGATGCTGCCGAACCCTGCTTTAGCGCCGCATATCGCTGTCGCCATCGCACCGATCGTATCCGTGTCGCCGCCGAGATTGGCCGCGAGCAGCGCACACCTCCTGACGTCCCGTGCGTAATAAGCAATGGCCACTGCAGCCGGGATGGATTCACTGGCCAGTGTTCCGGTCCCGACTGTTTCATAAATAGCTTTCTCGAACGCTGACTGATCATCTACGTATTTATGCGCCAGGTCAAGACCAATGAACAGGCGTTCGCGGACGGATGCCGCCCATGTCGGTGACCCCAGTTTGAACGCTCTGTTCTGAACATCAATCGCGTAATCAATAACATCATCCCAATGCTCAAATGCCAGAGCGGCACACACCGCTCCGGCAATGAGCGCCGCCCCTGAAATCGCAACGTCCGACGAATGGGTCACCCGAGTGACGCTGTCTACCATTGCGATCAATTCATCCGTGTGCCCTGGATCAAATAAGGTTCCGATGGGTGCAATCCGCATGCCAGAGCCGTTGGTTAATGCCTGATCGGTCACCGAT from the Sporolactobacillus sp. Y61 genome contains:
- a CDS encoding cytosine permease — translated: MFSACVLLSGLVKERVIATIQTFLSYLFGILTLFILILLVMKTQWNEVWTMESGSWMGGFLPAVSIVAAGSGISWSMNAADWGAYVKPETSPHSTFWNTTLGGAVPLFLLMVAGVLLSTAEPGLASADNPFEVMYRMLPSWIAVIYFLVAAGGLIPQCIISLRSARINLLTLGIHVSQRTSLVVHGLIVVLIPVFVLFISGRFLANFQLFLGLLGICLVAWVAVFLTDSVLNRQNGKGYRVSLLVPETGRRVNWRAIVSWLVAVIVGFLFTNNALFTGPFARGIFRDNSLGVLLSGVVAAVCLWLINGKGEKDFDHGKNESQ
- a CDS encoding cytosine permease yields the protein MNNDEEILVPEKDRTISGRDLFFNWFAANIGIMGIVFGAMVVSYRLSFLQAVLASLVGALSFLIVGWVAVIGDKAGITTFKMSRAAFGLEGNKIPNGVAWINMVGWLAINIVTGTLLLVALFDVLHIPRPRFLQRSHWLCFQPVFFCPDW
- a CDS encoding ADP-ribosylglycohydrolase family protein — protein: MIKDRILGALYGQAIGDAMGMPSELWPVQKIRACFAGRMTTFQDGPKSNPVARNYTKGQYTDDTNQAFAILDALIENHWIPDRQIIVKHLMKWAYAADAFNRNILGPSSKAALLAIQDGRDPKSVTDQALTNGSGMRIAPIGTLFDPGHTDELIAMVDSVTRVTHSSDVAISGAALIAGAVCAALAFEHWDDVIDYAIDVQNRAFKLGSPTWAASVRERLFIGLDLAHKYVDDQSAFEKAIYETVGTGTLASESIPAAVAIAYYARDVRRCALLAANLGGDTDTIGAMATAICGAKAGFGSIDPDWTGLIDSENRQHCIPNYAEAIMKFREGNNES